Part of the Henckelia pumila isolate YLH828 chromosome 2, ASM3356847v2, whole genome shotgun sequence genome is shown below.
TTGATATTCGGGTCATCAGTCAAGAAGACTTTCATGCCAAGCTCCCCTCGTGCACGTGAGAAAACACCTCCTTTTTCTAAAGGGTAGTTAAAAACAGCAGCATCAGATTGGTAAACAAATGATGTGCCAGCTATCCGAACTTTCCCCAAGGAAGATTTAGGTTTATTGCTTTTGTTGGCACTGTAAACATGAGCCTCGAGCATGTGATTATGCATGTCATTTGGATCAGAGACATTAAAATAAAAGGTCTCACTCCAGAACGGGTCAAGATCTTTCTCTTTGATGGTGGTTCGAAATTTCTGACCATCAAAGTGAAGCTCCACAAAAGGGTTAGATGAACCCTGCCCATCTATAGGTATAAGGTTGCGGGCTCTCACAACTTCAACTGCTAACTTGAGATTGCTCATGgcaaattttcacaaaaacttCATCCTTGATGAATACAAGTGAGGGAAATCACACTACCTGTTTGCGAAACATGCTGCTAACTTTAATAATCTCTTAACAGAGGACCAACAGAAAGGTTTACGAAAAACGAAAGAATCGATAAAATGATTGGCAAATAGAATCCtaattttgacaaaactcaggGTAATACTAGGtcttctatttttttattacttaatTCTAGCAACTGAACTGTCCCTCCAAAATACATTTACTTCATCTCAACTAAATTTTTAAGTTTGTCTTGGATCAAAACAGGATCAAAAGGATACCGTAATCTTGAGCATTGTATGCTCCTAAAAACATCAAGTGATCTttggccaaaaaaaaaaaaacagaatttTTTGCCCTTTTCTTACAGAAATTACGCCACTCGTTAGGTTCAGCTAGATATGAATCAGTATTTTTTATATGTCTTTACCTCCCAAAAGAGATGAAAACTTATCTGGATTTATTAGTCAACATAACAAAAATAGgaataaaaattgaatttttttcacATCTCCTCTGTTTTCTTACCACTTTTTTACTACTGAGACATCTCCTTCCTATATCGgcacaaaaaataaatacataaaattcCAGCTTCAACTCTCAACAACAAAAAAAGTAAGTGGATCCATTCCACGCAATATACTCGCAAACCGGAATAATCAAATATACGATAttcctatttttatttaaattagtcTAAGAAATGATAAAACCATGAAACTAATCCAGAAGCCCAGACGGCCAGATAGATAACTACACTTTTACATTcttgaaaacaaaacaaaaaatccaTACCCCATATTCAAACTTTACATTCATATATCATTCTTCAGTACATCTAAAAAAGGGATCTTTCCACCATGAAACGCAAAAACACAATCCCATAAATGAGAATATGCCAAACACCCTTTAAGTGTAACGTATATAGGAATTAGAGAGAGGGGAAACAGCTTGGATTTACAAATCCAAAAGGCCAAAAAAGGTACGTACCTTCAGGTTTCTTGTTATTCCACaactttttttcatttttgactTAAAAATCTTTAATTCTGAGGTAGAGATACACATGAAAAAGTAACATGTGGGAAATGAAGAGTTGCTGGGCAAACCTGCACAGGCTTTGCTCATCACTGTAAATATGTGGATTTtattatcattaaaaaaaaaaaaaagtaaacacTCACaagtttatattatatatatatactcccTCCGTCCTCTTTGGATTtctacaaattaaaaaaaacgtgtttggaaaaataaattttatataaactttttattttatctctattcaatgtattaaaaaataattgtacAATTTTCAAGAtatagttaataggggtatattagtaaaaaagtgtaaaaaaatattactaaatatggtatatgactatatatttaagacaaaaaaaGAAACATTAACAATATAATTGAAACGAAAGGGAATATAAATGTtacattatattataaaatattatgaaaGAAAGAGGAAAAATCAAAGAAGACTTGctttccaaaaaaaatcaaagaagacTTGAGGATGGTTGAAAAGTCCGCGACAGTGGTCTATGATGTTCCAATTTCAGCATAAttaactaataattaattaacaaaataaaagcagagctttcttcttttttcttttttcttttgaaaCACATAACACTTCGCTGTTAtaacatttaatttaattctctaaaaaaatatttaatttaatactgCTGTTCGGTTATGAAATGTAAATTTAATAAGTATTAATTATAATGTTAAACATGTTTAATTTGTTGATTTATCTCGTGCATTTTTATAATCATTAAATTCTTGGTTTTTGTAATTAGAAAGTATTGTAGTTAGGTAGTGTTTaagagagcttctaggaagcacttttaagttttttttttacaatttttaaattttgtaaaattttgtgaagaaaaagctaAAAAGTGCTTCCCTCTGCCAAACAATACCTTAGTATTAGCCTCCACCACGTGTCGCAtcattgtaattttttttattttttgaaattttatattggaattaattcaatttttgtataaaattgaataattgaTACACTATATATTGACGCACGCATTCTTATAAACCAGTAGAAAAAAATCGTAGGTTACAATTTGGTAATTCCATCTCTACTTCTACGTTTGCAAATAGTTAAACGTGGCTTAAAAAAAGCTTTAGGACCAAGCTAAAAatttcctcaaaaaaaaaaaaaagaaaagaaaaagaccAAGCTAAAAATGTGTGTGCGTCAATGTTGTAATTGTATGTATATACTTAATTAGAACCAAGAGATATGAAGTGCGACAATGCACAAAGATTTTATTTGTTGGTGTTATGTTTGTTCCAGTAGTCATTCTCCCATGCTTCAACTTCTCTTGTTGCCTTGTCTTTTTGATCAAGAAAAGCCTCCAGTTCTTGAGGTTCATAAGGTGGAGGCATGGTGCATGGAGACAAATCTCTTGGTGACTTCTCCAACGATTCTTCCATGAATTTCCTCCAGTTCCCATCTGCAGAGCACGCCATCGATTCCGGACAAATCTCCCTTGCATTGGGAGGAATCGTGGGCTTATACTTGAAGAGCTTTGCATACTCATTCAGCAGGTGAAACATGTAATCATACACattctccatcttcaaatcttcatggATGAAGCGGCTCCCGGCTTCCCCGATGGCCTTCGCCTGATCACAAACATGTAACACAAGAATTTGTATATCACAGAATTAACTCACCATATATATAGcaagtaattttatatatagtatTATATAGCATgccaagaaaaaaaattgatcacCTTCTGAGTGTGATTGTTGCCCCATTCGACAGCAAATTTGGAGGACTTGCACTTGTCATTCTCCCTAACAGGCCAATAATGATGCTGAGGGATCATTCCTCGTACGAAGAAATCATACCAACGGAGAGTCATCAGCAAAGTCGGGGAATCACAGGCCATGATGTACTTTTCACTCACAGACCATGCCCATCCTTCTATGTAGATTTTGTACCTGTGGGTGCATTGGTCTCCAAGATTTGATTGTTTGAAGCCTTGTTGGGATTGGGCAATCCAATCCTGAACATAAAGGCGAGTGTTCCAGTCGTTTTGTTGAGTGAGATTGCATCGCATAAGGTCACCTCTCCATGGGGCAACATGTGGGTTTCCCCTCCAATAGGCATAGGGGACTCTATCCTCCCATTTTGTCCTTTTATTCCCTTCTTTTATCTCCTCCAATACACTTCTCCATGGCTTTATGTTCGTCTCTGCCCTGCGCATGCATGCAGCTCCAACATAAATTCATTCACAAGTATCAAGTactacacacacacatatatatttgGTTTCGTAAGTGGCACGTTTTTCGTTTTTACATTAGTACTAACTTGGCATCGGACATATGAGCAATGTCCTGTCACATGTAATTTTCCCGGGAAAATTAACACAAACAATTcgataattaaaattaaggaaAGAAAGATGTATATATAGAGATACAATATACACATACTACATTAAAATTTACGTATATTGCGAAAATCAAGCCAATAATCACAAATAACCTCACATCACGCAACATATTAAGAAAAATATGACTTGACTGACATGCAATAGCTCCAATCAAAGACGTTCTTGATTTTTCACCATAAGTCCATTCTATAAAGTTTTTTTACTTTGCTATCAATAATCATATCTAATCAAATCATAAAtgggaaaataatttttttggtccattaacttgttcatgttttggttttggtctattaacttttcgatgtgggttttggtacactaactttacATTTTAAGTGTTTTTGGTCTAACTACATATGTGTCAACTTTTGATTGGTTCAAAATAATGaggtggaccaatcaaaagctgacacgtatgcagttggatcaaaaaacactgaaaatgcaaagttagtgtaccaaaacccacatcggaAAAGTTACTAGACCAAAACTCAAAGGGGTAAAGTTACTAgaccaaaaaatttatttttccaatcataaattatttatctcaGATTAAGCAAGACATTGAATTAATCTCCCATATGATcctttatatttttcttttatgcGCATTCATTAATCTTAAAGGgttaaaattgtatattaacatCTTATCCCAAATTTAATAAGtcaaacaaaacatatcattattattattatttgtccAGTACTATTCTGTttcctattcaaatattttgacacacaatattatatatctatCTGAACCCATCAACCCAACTGAAAACGGACACGTTGGAGGAAGAAGGAAGGATATTTAAATTCAAACTTtgtcgaatatatatatatatatatatatatatggattttGTTAAAATTTTCTAATAAAATAAGATCCGTGTCTCAGGTGACTCCTTAGATGCCAATCTCCATATCTTAATACACAATTCAGTGTCCATACGAGTCCTAAAACATCAACTAAATAAGGGACATGTAATTTTATAGACAAACATGTAACAATAATATCTAGGCAAATACTCGAgggagaaaaataaaataaaaattaccaGCCCCAAAATGACCAGTCGGGAAACACGATATCCAAGCTCCGCCAATCGGAACAGTACCGGAACAGCGCCGGAGTCTCCGAGCCCCGTGCCCGGAAGTGCTTCTCTTCGACGACGGGCCTGTCGTCGCTGTCGAACATGATCTCCAAATCCGGTAATCTCCCCGGGTAAAGCCTGGCCAGCTGAACGATCCCCCATATCGTGAACTGAGCACGACTCTGGATCGAATCCCTCAACTTTTCCACGTAAACCTTTCCGTCTCTGATCACGAGCCGGAAGTGAGCGGTTCTCCGCGCGTTCTCCACAGATTCGCGCGTGATTCCGGTCTGCCTCCAGTGGCGCAGGTCTTGGTGGATCCACCGGAAGTACTCGGGGCATGTTTGCGGATTCGGGGACGGATCGCGTGTCGGTCTTTGCGAGTTCGGGTTCATTAAGGGACATGAATTGGTTTGATTCCATGTGTTGCAGTCCAGTGGAAACTCCAAGCTTGGACTAATTATTGGAGAGGCTTCTTCTACTACTTCTCTACTAGAGGAATATACTCTGTATCCGGTCTGCATATACAAGATTCATATCTTCAAACAATAGgtattgtttggtttgatgtattattaatgtatgtataacttatcccaattaatttcgccttatttttgtcatattatttatctatttattaattaataattttgcattaattaaatcaaataaattataatctatccatcaaatcaaatcaaataaataatatattaactattttttttatttatttttaatttacattatattacttatctatcaCTTAAATCAAACAATGCCTAATATTATTAGGCCGATCAAAAGATTCTACATTACACCGATAAAAAAACACATGGAATTAATCATAGATAACCGAAATCGCAAACTTACTAGTTCGAGCGTGCCAGAGAAAAGCATCGCTGAAATTACGAGGAGGAGGAAGGAGAGAACAAGCAGCGCTGTAGCACTTAAAGCGTACGTCACCatcgtcttcttcttcttcagcgATTTCCACCATTTTTGTAGCGGAAAATTGGGTTTCTGCAGATCATGGAAAGCGGGCCTCAACCAAAATAACTTCGTCGATTTCTCTTCTTCAAATCCACTCATGCTTGGCTTTGTATGTTCACCAAATATCATAAAACCAATTGTCTGTTTATATGTATTTGTATTTGATTAATGTAAGATTCCCCACGGGAGTGTGGGAGTGGAAAAGGTCGATTTCATTGGCTCGTGTTTATGATTTTGACCTTTGAATTTATAAGCGGAATTTATGAGAGTTCGAGTAGGAATACAATTACAATTACAAATACAAATAATAATATGATGTTTCTATTAGCTGTCATTACCATAGAAAACTCTGGggcttttttattttaaaaaatactcattaaatatatattttttaatagtgGGTTTTTTACAAGATGTTGGTGAGACAAGTCGATCCATTCATatctacaataaaaaataatatttttgataaataaaataatatttttttatgtgccAGGTGAATATGAAatccgtctcacaaaattgacttaTGCGGCCGTCCGTTAAaagtttttgtgattttttttaatagatCACAAAAAGTTCTATAAGATTgtctcattattattattattattattattattattattattattattattacctaTATATTATAAGTAAATTTGATGTTGCAATTACTAGTGGCATgatatgtaatatatatttagaaATATTTAAAGGAGATATATCAAATTTTGACTATATAATCAAGATTTTGTTCAAATAAGATATGATTGTCGATAGAGATATGAAAAAGCTAGAGAGAATCGTGTTTTAAAGTGaaacaatttttcaaaaataaaaataaaaaagtgaaactaataattaataagATAAGGTTATTCTAGGAAATTTAGATAACGACACTCAACATGTCAAAATAGTTtatatcacttttttttttgtgaagttATATCACACTTTTTACTAACTAATAAAGTAGTATATATATGGTCCAATGGGTGTCTAATTAAGTTGACACTTGATGCTACAAACCGTGCTACATTTTGCTAAAAACAACCTCGTTtgcacaaattattaaaaattaaattcattaaacaacatggatgaacaaaatataattaatcattgataaaatttttgattcacctattttttcaattaaaaaaatcatcaataaattgtTTTACTCATTTATCGTATTTGGGACACAATTTATTGcctattttaattgaaaaaaatagGTAAAtcgaacattttatcaatgattaattatattttgttcattcatgttgtttaatgaatttaatttttaataatttatgcaAACGGGGTTGTTTTTAACAAAGTTTAGCACGGTTTGTAGCACCAAATGTAGCAAAGGATTTCATCCCGTAAGGTACTTGTCCAATGATCAGGTGTTCGATCTTCTTTGCCAACACTTTCTTAGAATACTAGCTTGTTGTACGGGATTTTTCAGTATATTTTATTTGACTAACCTGGTTTACAAATTATATTGTGTTAGTTCAAGATTTAAACAGTGCGAAATGAAAAGTTGTGACCACTGTTCGATTCCCAAATCATAAAGATAAagtagtgtatatatatattagatctCTCGCATTAGAAATCGATTATACCTACTGATCACAACTCAtaggtaataataataataaaaataataaaaataataataataataatacaatccAAAATATGACAATCGTAAAACATACATTTTGAAATAATGGACTTCCGGGGAATGGGGGTAAATTGTTAAATTCCTTCACATATAATTTTTCGAACTGTAAGATTTAACTTTTCAAATAGCTCGAGaatcatatatattaatataatatattgactTCAGTAATATGCAAGTTATCATGCATCCAATAAAGGATATAAAAGTAATTTGGAAGCGTTTAAAAACTTTGCaataaaata
Proteins encoded:
- the LOC140882459 gene encoding uncharacterized protein → MIFGEHTKPSMSGFEEEKSTKLFWLRPAFHDLQKPNFPLQKWWKSLKKKKTMVTYALSATALLVLSFLLLVISAMLFSGTLELTGYRVYSSSREVVEEASPIISPSLEFPLDCNTWNQTNSCPLMNPNSQRPTRDPSPNPQTCPEYFRWIHQDLRHWRQTGITRESVENARRTAHFRLVIRDGKVYVEKLRDSIQSRAQFTIWGIVQLARLYPGRLPDLEIMFDSDDRPVVEEKHFRARGSETPALFRYCSDWRSLDIVFPDWSFWGWAETNIKPWRSVLEEIKEGNKRTKWEDRVPYAYWRGNPHVAPWRGDLMRCNLTQQNDWNTRLYVQDWIAQSQQGFKQSNLGDQCTHRYKIYIEGWAWSVSEKYIMACDSPTLLMTLRWYDFFVRGMIPQHHYWPVRENDKCKSSKFAVEWGNNHTQKAKAIGEAGSRFIHEDLKMENVYDYMFHLLNEYAKLFKYKPTIPPNAREICPESMACSADGNWRKFMEESLEKSPRDLSPCTMPPPYEPQELEAFLDQKDKATREVEAWENDYWNKHNTNK